A window from Kluyveromyces lactis strain NRRL Y-1140 chromosome E complete sequence encodes these proteins:
- the CYK3 gene encoding Cyk3p (similar to uniprot|Q07533 Saccharomyces cerevisiae YDL117W CYK3 SH3-domain protein located in the mother-bud neck and the cytokinetic actin ring mutant phenotype and genetic interactions suggest a role in cytokinesis), with protein MSQSGPVTFKVKTNFAWSGEKKDDLGFLEGDFIEVTRVTGDWYFGKLIRNKKQGYFPSNYVSILEEQYNTYLPTKHQSNLPRSPQRYKEHATSSPEFRKRDQFSLRKNHTNEELAGYSQGKQYSRSFGSKDKYTIPQSHSASNIAKRTGKFQDKYSSSREIPNQPPLPPIPKSPSTPLFNHISQTGGYTNGMNQPLKSTDSFGRFSHTRYMEDSLASSEESFAIMSDFSATSAGSFARHNFARSFKDSTDRSMVAEQKDTTSKLGSQSMKESKFDIFKKWLPGNTKEYNPGANDYPKLPNIESLNISADNHDANSWMEAEAQLRRALTISSNERRERGMRATAKNVDLLLYPHSVVNKDLYSNEVLHTRQPGIVDEFLYSADFKRVDKSARQLFFEKLPVQLSVESFAQYSFPSQYFTPLEQLRGLFIFCTELFRLIDDNGKTDFNRSPENLEKALERRYCTPYELTWLFKRMSTALNIKSEIVFGFLKTPNADNSTFKLNHCWLQVCFYEEWRFVDVILGNITNPIHEYLNNKPAKKCEPFYFLASPMTLINTHVPREYSKQHIVPELDLNIVLSLPVVFPSFFKNRLRLYRFSNGLCDLEDNEIFECTLRIPNDIEVFSNVVVDEENSLQYKTMNLSLVQVLSQNKRNAVIKAVLPPGASKGTLYIHSGIKGTQCSIENIHPISMILPLTASGNPGNFEFVSRIPSEAVQRVEVYIKEPQNKFLSNKRKYKFEMIQNPTDGIIHQSMDRNLSRAMLILSPTGKRYKVIKNDPHLPFGTWSASIEINETGRWNAMIISDAGSGWCEFAQWESR; from the coding sequence ATGTCTCAGTCTGGACCAGTAACTTTCAAGGTTAAGACTAATTTCGCCTGGTCtggtgaaaagaaggatgaTTTAGGTTTCTTGGAGGGTGATTTCATTGAAGTGACCAGAGTAACAGGAGATTGGTATTTTGGTAAACTGATaaggaacaagaaacaaGGCTATTTCCCAAGTAACTACGTGTCAATTCTCGAAGAACAATACAATACATATCTTCCGACTAAGCATCAAAGTAACTTGCCAAGATCTCCACAACGTTATAAAGAGCATGCAACATCATCACCTGAATTTCGAAAGAGAGaccaattttctttgagaaagaacCATACCAACGAGGAACTTGCTGGATACTCACAGGGAAAACAGTATAGCAGAAGTTTTGGTAGCAAAGACAAATATACCATTCCGCAGTCGCATTCCGCATCCAATATTGCTAAAAGGACAGGGAAATTTCAAGATAAATATTCCTCAAGCCGAGAAATACCGAACCAACCTCCTCTGCCTCCAATTCCAAAGTCTCCTTCGACACCATTATTCAATCATATCTCACAAACAGGAGGCTATACCAATGGAATGAATCAACCATTAAAATCTACGGATTCGTTTGGTCGGTTTTCCCACACAAGATACATGGAGGACTCGTTAGCTAGCAGTGAAGAAAGTTTTGCTATCATGAGCGACTTTAGTGCTACCAGTGCTGGCAGTTTTGCCCGTCATAACTTTGCTAGATCTTTCAAGGATTCTACAGATCGCTCAATGGTAGCAGAACAAAAAGATACAACATCTAAGTTAGGCAGTCAAAGCATGAAAGAGAGCaaatttgatatattcaagaaatggTTACCAGGAAATACGAAGGAGTATAACCCCGGAGCAAATGATTATCCTAAATTGCCTAATATAGAATCACTGAACATTTCGGCGGATAATCATGACGCAAATAGTTGGATGGAAGCTGAGGCTCAACTAAGAAGAGCGCTTACCATCTCttcaaatgaaagaagagaaagaggTATGAGGGCAACCGCGAAAAATGTTGATCTTTTACTGTATCCTCATTCAGTGGTCAACAAGGACTTGTATTCCAATGAAGTATTGCATACGCGTCAGCCAGGGATTGTGGATGAATTCCTCTACAGCGctgatttcaaaagagtCGATAAGTCCGCTAGACAgctcttctttgaaaagttgcCCGTTCAACTTTCCGTTGAGTCATTTGCCCAATATAGCTTTCCTTCACAATATTTCACACCATTGGAACAACTTCGGGGATTATTTATATTCTGTACCGAACTCTTCAGATTGATAGACGATAATGGTAAAACAGATTTCAACCGTTCCCCTGAGAACTTGGAGAAGGCGCTAGAAAGGAGATACTGTACGCCATATGAACTAACGTGGCTGTTCAAAAGAATGTCCACTGCACTGAACATTAAAAGTGAAATAGtttttggtttcttgaaaacaCCAAATGCAGACAACTCTACTTTCAAGTTAAACCACTGCTGGTTGCAGGTCTGTTTTTATGAGGAATGGAGATTTGTCGATGTCATCCTTGGCAACATAACAAACCCCATTCatgaatatttgaataacAAACCAGCTAAGAAATGCGAACCGTTCTATTTTTTGGCCTCTCCAATGACTTTGATCAATACTCACGTTCCAAGagaatattcaaaacaACATATTGTTCCAGAACTGGATCTGAACATTGTTCTGAGTTTGCCCGTGGTTTTcccttctttcttcaaaaatagGCTAAGACTTTATCGGTTCAGCAATGGGTTATGTGATCTTgaagataatgaaattttcGAGTGCACTTTGAGAATCCCCAACGATATTGAGGTCTTTTCAAACGTTGTTgtggatgaagaaaattccTTGCAATACAAGACAATGAATTTATCTTTGGTGCAGGTGTTATCTCAAAATAAACGCAACGCAGTAATAAAGGCTGTTCTTCCTCCCGGTGCTTCAAAGGGGACCCTTTACATACACTCTGGTATCAAAGGTACACAGTGCTCCATTGAGAATATTCAtccaatttcaatgattttgcCATTAACTGCATCTGGAAATCCTGGtaattttgaatttgtaTCTAGGATTCCATCAGAAGCAGTTCAAAGAGTGGAAGTGTACATTAAAGAACCTCAAAACAAATTTTTATCGAACAAGAGGAAGtacaaatttgaaatgattCAGAATCCAACTGATGGGATCATCCATCAATCCATGGACCGGAATTTGAGTCGTGCTATGCTTATCCTATCTCCAACAGGTAAGCGCTACAAAGTGATCAAGAATGATCCTCATCTGCCTTTTGGAACCTGGAGTGCTTCTATTGAGATTAACGAAACGGGTAGATGGAATGCTATGATAATCTCCGATGCTGGATCTGGATGGTGTGAATTTGCGCAATGGGAGAGTAGATAA
- a CDS encoding uncharacterized protein (uniprot|Q8NJ22 Kluyveromyces lactis KLLA0E08987g frt1 Hexose transporter), with product MSSNLSEKAVDQQKEFGLLKSTSSVDSVHEVEAGVKVGEDDDNYFFSEDQILTQIKVYEDEIANTPVTKTLRQRMRRMEFCEVNFSNKTYMVIMLGFFASFAGILSGVDQSTISGASYGMKASLKLTSDEDSLISSLMPLGAVGGSILLTPLSEYFGRKVALVISCIFYTIGGILCAAAQDVHTMYAGRFLIGVGVGIEGGGVGVYIAESVPSTVRGSLVSLYQFNIALGELVGYVIGVIFFDVKGGWRYMLGSSLVFSTILFVGLFFLPESPRWLIHKGYDVEAYKVWRRLRDTSDLGNKREFLEMKHAAEQDRQLKEQESRFKSMFDLILIPRNRRALLYSIMMVSLGQLTGINAIMYYMSTLMGQIGFSPKQAVAMSMVGGAALLIGTIPAILYMDKFGRRPWSMTIIGFSVGLVLVGVGYQIDLNTNLAAAEGVYLTGQILYNIFFGTYATLTWVVPSESFSLATRSIGMTICSAFLYLWAFTVTYNFNKMKDAFTYTGLTLGFYGGIAIVIGIPYQLLFMPETKDKTLEEIDDIFEMPTRQLVKQNLKNLKDYVSGNRKSI from the coding sequence ATGTCTAGTAATCTGTCTGAAAAAGCAGTTGACCAGCAAAAAGAATTCGGCTTGCTTAAGAGTACGAGTTCTGTTGACTCGGTACACGAAGTTGAAGCCGGTGTGAAAGTCGGTGAAGATGACGACAATTATTTTTTCAGtgaagatcaaatcttAACACAGATTAAGGTGTacgaagatgaaattgcaAATACTCCAGTTACTAAGACGCTAAGACAACGTATGAGAAGAATGGAATTTTGTGAAGTGAACTTCTCAAATAAAACGTATATGGTTATTATGCTTGGTTTTTTCGCATCATTTGCAGGTATTTTGTCAGGTGTGGATCAATCGACCATTTCAGGTGCCAGTTATGGTATGAAGGCATCGTTGAAATTGACTTCCGATGAAGATTCCTTGATTTCCTCTTTAATGCCTTTGGGTGCGGTCGGTGGTTCTATCTTGTTAACTCCATTAAGTGAATATTTCGGTAGAAAAGTTGCCTTAGTGATCTCATGTATTTTTTATACCATTGGTGGTATTTTGTGTGCCGCTGCTCAGGATGTTCATACAATGTATGCAGGCAGATTCTTGATCGGTGTTGGTGTCGGTATTGAAGGTGGTGGTGTTGGTGTTTATATTGCTGAATCTGTCCCATCTACCGTGCGTGGTTCCTTAGTTTCGTTGTATCAATTCAATATTGCCCTTGGTGAGTTGGTTGGTTATGTCATTGGTGTCATTTTCTTCGATGTCAAAGGTGGTTGGAGATATATGTTAGGTTCCTCTTTGGTATTTTCTACCATCTTATTTGTTGGTTTATTCTTCTTACCTGAATCCCCTCGTTGGTTGATCCACAAGGGTTATGATGTAGAAGCTTATAAGGTCTGGCGTAGATTGAGAGACACATCGGATCTAGGCAATAAAAGAGAATTCTTGGAAATGAAACATGCAGCTGAACAAGATAGAcaattgaaagaacaagaatcTCGCTTCAAGAGTATGTTTGACTTGATCTTAATCCCAAGAAATCGTCGTGCATTGTTATACTCCATTATGATGGTCTCTTTGGGTCAATTGACTGGTATTAACGCAATCATGTATTATATGTCCACGTTGATGGGACAGATCGGTTTCTCTCCAAAACAAGCCGTCGCTATGTCTATGGTTGGTGGTGCTGCTTTGTTAATAGGTACCATTCCAGCAATCCTATATATGGATAAATTTGGTAGACGTCCATGGTCTATGACCATTATCGGTTTCTCCGTAGGTCTAGTTCTCGTCGGTGTTGGTTATCAGATCGATTTGAATACCAACTTGGCTGCTGCTGAAGGGGTTTACTTAACCGGCCAGATTTTGTATaacatcttctttggtACTTATGCCACTTTGACCTGGGTTGTTCCTTCTGAGTCTTTCTCTTTGGCTACAAGATCGATCGGTATGACGATTTGCTCTGCTTTCTTATACTTATGGGCCTTCACTGTTACTTAtaacttcaacaaaatgaaGGACGCTTTCACATACACTGGTTTGACTTTAGGTTTCTATGGTGGTATTGCTATTGTTATTGGTATTCCATACCAATTGTTGTTTATGCCAGAAACCAAAGATaaaactttggaagaaatcgATGATATCTTTGAGATGCCAACTAGACAATTGGTCAAacaaaatttgaagaacttaAAAGATTACGTTTCTGGTAACCGTAAATCTATTTAA
- the ARO2 gene encoding bifunctional chorismate synthase/riboflavin reductase [NAD(P)H] ARO2 (highly similar to uniprot|P28777 Saccharomyces cerevisiae YGL148W ARO2 Bifunctional chorismate synthase and flavin reductase catalyzes the conversion of 5-enolpyruvylshikimate 3-phosphate (EPSP) to form chorismate which is a precursor to aromatic amino acids): MSTFGQIFRVTTYGESHCKSVGCIVDGVPPGMSLTEDDIQPQLTRRRPGQSKLSTPRNEKDRVEIQSGTEFGKTLGTPIGMLVKNEDQRPHDYSDMDNYPRPSHADFTYSSKYGIKASSGGGRSSARETIGRVAAGAIAEKFLKQLSNVEIVAFVTQIGAVKMNRDPQDPKFQQVLNTITREKVDAAGPIRCPDSSVADAMVKEIERYRGEKDSIGGVVTCVIRNLPAGLGEPCFDKLEALLAHAMLSIPASKGFEIGSGFDGVCLPGSKHNDPFYFDEDTGRLRTKTNNSGGIQGGISNGENIYFSVPFKSAATISQEQATATYDGKSGILAAKGRHDPSVTPRATPIVEAMAALVLADAVLIQKSREAAISIVS, translated from the coding sequence ATGTCTACATTCGGTCAAATTTTCCGTGTAACCACTTACGGTGAATCACACTGTAAATCTGTTGGTTGTATTGTTGATGGTGTTCCACCTGGAATGTCTCTAACCGAAGATGACATTCAACCTCAATTGACTAGAAGAAGACCAGGTCAATCGAAACTATCTACCCCAAGAAATGAAAAGGATCGCGTTGAGATTCAATCCGGTACTGAATTCGGTAAGACACTTGGTACTCCAATCGGTATGCTTGTGAAAAACGAGGATCAAAGACCTCACGATTACAGTGATATGGACAATTACCCAAGACCTTCGCATGCTGATTTCACTTACAGCAGCAAGTATGGCATCAAAGCTTCTTCTGGTGGTGGAAGATCATCAGCAAGAGAGACAATTGGTCGTGTTGCTGCTGGTGCCATTGCTGAAAAGTTCCTAAAACAGTTATCCAACGTTGAAATTGTTGCCTTTGTCACCCAAATCGGTGCTGTCAAGATGAACAGAGATCCACAGGATCCAAAATTCCAACAGGTTCTGAATACCATCACAAGAGAAAAAGTTGATGCCGCTGGCCCAATTAGATGCCCGGATTCATCTGTCGCTGATGCTATGGTgaaggaaattgaaagatacAGAGGTGAAAAGGATTCCATTGGTGGTGTTGTCACGTGTGTCATCAGAAATCTACCTGCGGGCCTTGGTGAACCTTGTTTCGATAAATTAGAAGCCTTGCTAGCACATGCTATGCTCTCAATCCCAGCTTCCAAGGGTTTCGAGATTGGTTCCGGATTCGATGGCGTTTGTTTGCCAGGTTCTAAGCATAACGATCCCTTCTACTTCGATGAGGACACCGGAAGACTAAGAACAAAGACGAACAACTCTGGTGGTATTCAAGGTGGTATCTCAAATGGAGAAAACATCTACTTCTCTGTACCTTTCAAATCTGCAGCTACTATTTCTCAAGAACAAGCTACTGCTACCTACGACGGTAAATCTGGTATTCTAGCTGCTAAAGGTAGACACGACCCTTCTGTCACCCCAAGAGCCACCCCAATTGTGGAAGCAATGGCTGCCCTTGTCTTGGCTGATGCTGTACTAATCCAAAAGTCAAGAGAAGCCGCAATCTCAATTGTCTCTTAG
- the RPL9A gene encoding 60S ribosomal protein uL6 (highly similar to uniprot|P05738 Saccharomyces cerevisiae uniprot|P05738 Saccharomyces cerevisiae YGL147C RPL9A Protein component of the large (60S) ribosomal subunit, nearly identical to Rpl9Bp and has similarity to E. coli L6 and rat L9 ribosomal proteins and to YNL067W uniprot|P51401 Saccharomyces cerevisiae YNL067W RPL9B Protein component of the large (60S) ribosomal subunit, nearly identical to Rpl9Ap and has similarity to E. coli L6 and rat L9 ribosomal proteins), with protein sequence MKYIQTDQVLDVPEGVTVQIRSRNIKVTGPRGVLTKNLKHIDVTFTKVSNRQIKITVHNGDRKHVAALRTVKSLISNLITGVTKGYKYKLRYVYAHFPINVNVIEKDGAKFIEIRNFLGDKKVREVPVRDGVSVDFSTNQKDEIVLSGNSVENVSQNAADIQQICRVRNKDIRKFLDGIYVSEKGLIEEEE encoded by the coding sequence ATGAAGTACATTCAAACTGACCAAGTCCTAGATGTCCCAGAAGGTGTTACCGTCCAAATCAGATCCAGAAACATCAAGGTTACTGGTCCAAGAGGTGTTTTGACTAAGAACTTGAAGCACATCGATGTTACCTTCACCAAGGTCTCTAACAGACAAATCAAGATCACCGTTCACAACGGTGACAGAAAGCACGTTGCTGCTTTGAGAACTGTCAAGTCTTTGATTTCCAACTTGATCACTGGTGTTACCAAGGGTTACAAGTACAAGTTGAGATACGTTTACGCGCATTTCCCAATCAACGTTAACgtcattgaaaaggacGGTGCTAAGTTCATCGAAATCAGAAACTTCTTGGGTGACAAGAAGGTCAGAGAAGTTCCAGTCAGAGATGGTGTTTCTGTTGACTTCTCCACCAACCAAAAGGACGAAATTGTCTTGTCTGGTAACTCCGTCGAAAACGTTTCCCAAAACGCTGCTGACATCCAACAAATCTGTCGTGTCAGAAACAAGGATATCCGTAAGTTCTTGGATGGTATCTACGTTTCCGAAAAGGGTCTAATcgaggaagaagaataa
- the IWR1 gene encoding Iwr1p (similar to uniprot|A2TBP4 Saccharomyces cerevisiae YDL115C IWR1 Protein of unknown function deletion causes hypersensitivity to the K1 killer toxin): protein MRESHSRNDSVLPTEANISDMSKSISGVEYIRVKRRRDEDSVQALLLEEERNAKKGKFVFKLSKTVELETPDVNSPLLKLSNENNDKKMVYVLERERERQAASELQEELPDSIAEMLNDYLKIKEKDSPEHKKRKASRKHSKSYTAPILPPTDYVYDVYVKQTIPEDEEEFVFDKSTIGYIRIVEHNGDMIPEEEVDPEKTMLTDDEDSNEEDYYQNDYPEDEDDDRSIFIGSDEDRTDSEDIVYLDELNDELDQNYNVDGEQANETTNDNGDEFDALFQNYGESSNLLSSLNANNYVDFDYDDDDHADSDNDNGKYDGDFVNLKPEADDDHDTGMDVDDQTFKRNYFFPTDKDDEDAIHRDRIFGKLQKMIDKV from the coding sequence ATGAGGGAATCACATAGCAGAAACGACTCTGTTCTACCTACAGAAGCAAATATATCTGACATGAGTAAAAGCATATCTGGCGTGGAGTACATCAGAGTGAAAAGACGTCGGGATGAGGATTCCGTACAGGCTTTGCTCTTAGAAGAGGAGAGAAACGCAAAAAAAGGGAAGTTCGTGTTCAAGCTATCTAAGACTGTAGAGCTTGAGACTCCCGATGTTAACAGTCCACTATTGAAATTGAGTAATGAGAACaatgataaaaaaatggTTTACGTTCTTGAAAGGGAACGGGAGCGCCAGGCAGCGTCAGAATTGCAAGAAGAGCTACCGGATAGCATTGCGGAAATGCTAAATGACTATCTTAAGATAAAGGAGAAGGACTCACCAGAGCACAAGAAACGCAAGGCAAGTCgaaaacattcaaaatCATATACAGCTCCGATCTTGCCTCCTACAGATTACGTTTACGATGTGTATGTGAAACAAACCAtaccagaagatgaggagGAGTTCGTTTTCGATAAGAGTACTATCGGATACATCAGAATCGTTGAGCATAATGGGGACATGATcccagaagaagaagtagatCCAGAGAAAACAATGTTGACTGACGATGAGGATTCAAATGAGGAAGATTATTATCAGAACGATTATCcggaagatgaagacgatgaCAGATCAATTTTTATTGGAAGTGACGAAGATAGGACGGATTCAGAAGATATAGTATACCTTGACGAATTAAATGATGAACTGGATCAAAATTATAATGTGGACGGTGAGCAGGCTAACGAAACCACCAATGATAATGGTGATGAGTTTGATGcattatttcaaaattaCGGAGAATCTTCCAATCTTTTGAGCTCGTTGAATGCCAATAATTACGTCGACTTTGACTACGACGACGATGACCATGCCGATAGTGATAATGACAACGGTAAATACGACGGTGACTTTGTCAATTTGAAGCCAGAGGCTGATGACGATCACGATACTGGAATGGACGTAGATGATCAGACATTCAAGAGAAATTACTTCTTCCCAACTGACaaagacgatgaagatgctATACACAGAGATCGTATATTCGGCAAGCTGCAAAAGATGATAGATAAAGTGTGA
- the NUP84 gene encoding Nup84p (similar to uniprot|P52891 Saccharomyces cerevisiae YDL116W NUP84 Subunit of the nuclear pore complex (NPC) forms a subcomplex with Nup85p Nup120p Nup145p-C Sec13p and Seh1p that plays a role in nuclear mRNA export and NPC biogenesis) has product MDVDFNRSQETHLKFGQILKEYQARVLSDEASLDPFSIVQDFRSIAGEEALEIAESGEENDNEQFQNWELEAKFWDLVGLLVEYRTSETVDKDINVHSYNSNVVFQKQLLQSNKGIYEIWLIKSWLEANIGIPERPSSLCTTKWSSSMIAGTVKSMDSDSILRDPTTNLQPDDRQNDHAFFVYAFRLLLAGQFEKLTEECEFTDNLTLNLILRGMESYVDPNVDTDMTDEYASQQGIKKHALWRRSVYALSQDPLLDPYEAAIYTYLSGDSPTNLRIDGLDWETELLIYVNQIWNVTMENYLIEHGRVDNDELITDMDTACPSLSQVLNILAAKYPDESEHPIRVLTASVLLNTIEPVMKSSTDMLLDVIKGRDEDNALFNESYLLRILTNLTIFLDIVSPDTIDISNKSKLLTSYISLLSYYGLYDVIPVFVSFLSQEEIVETYSFFLTNLIDPNLRQKQMEISKYLGLPIANILRRTAQRIFEETDQYYIVDSDIELTNEVSEVDQRLMNGVEWLIENGLYTDSIDTIIALSRRFLINGKVKALELFVDNHDVPNLLKEYQLERLSSQEEDHDLKTTELLQYTSLLSTFKKQEEWVKSSQLFNTESNLRSLIKQFKGFSNTIIKLVTTFLVDLIDNEEVNDSDVLYEIRALYTPFLIMELHNNLISASENLKVSTFVQEAIDLSILVANETDKIYLLFQSNGKLTTYLQMVAKASALFGR; this is encoded by the coding sequence ATGGACGTTGACTTCAACCGTTCCCAGGAAACTCACCTGAAGTTCGGACAAATCTTGAAGGAATATCAGGCAAGAGTGTTGAGCGATGAAGCGTCTCTTGACCCGTTCTCTATAGTGCAAGACTTCAGGTCCATTGCCGGAGAAGAGGCATTGGAAATTGCAGAATCTGGAGAGGAGAATGATAATGAACAGTTCCAGAACTGGGAACTAGAGGCCAAGTTTTGGGATCTTGTTGGCTTGTTAGTGGAATATCGAACATCAGAGACAGTTGACAAAGATATTAACGTTCATTCATACAATTCGAACGTAGTATTCCAAAAACAGTTGTTGCAATCAAATAAGGGGATATATGAAATCTGGTTAATAAAGTCATGGCTTGAGGCTAACATTGGCATCCCAGAGAGACCATCTAGTTTATGTACTACAAAATGGTCGAGTTCCATGATAGCAGGCACTGTGAAAAGCATGGATTCGGATTCGATCTTAAGAGATCCAACAACGAATCTTCAGCCTGATGATCGTCAAAATGATCATGCTTTCTTCGTATATGCGTTCCGCCTTCTCTTGGCTGGTCaatttgagaaattgaCAGAAGAGTGTGAATTTACAGATAATTTAACTCTTAATCTTATACTGAGAGGAATGGAATCCTATGTGGATCCAAACGTCGATACGGATATGACCGACGAATATGCAAGTCAACAAGGGATTAAAAAACATGCCTTGTGGAGAAGAAGTGTATATGCCTTATCTCAGGATCCCTTACTGGATCCTTATGAAGCCGCTATATATACCTATCTTTCGGGCGATTCTCCTACAAATTTGAGGATAGACGGGCTGGACTGGGAAACTGAATTGCTAATATACGtaaatcaaatttggaaTGTTACCATGGAAAACTATTTGATAGAACATGGAAGAGTTGACAATGATGAGTTGATCACTGATATGGATACCGCTTGTCCAAGTTTATCCCAGgttttgaatattcttGCTGCAAAATATCCAGATGAGAGCGAGCATCCGATTAGGGTGTTGACTGCATCAGTACTTTTGAACACCATAGAACCGGTCATGAAATCATCGACAGATATGCTATTGGATGTTATTAAAGGGCGAGATGAAGACAACGCGCTATTCAACGAATCGTACTTGCTAAGAATTCTCACAAATTTAACCATATTCCTTGATATTGTGTCACCAGATACCATAGACATTTCAAATAAGTCGAAATTATTAACATCATACATCTCACTACTATCCTACTATGGGTTATACGATGTTATACCAGTCTTTGTTAGTTTCTTATCACAAGAGGAAATTGTAGAAACTTATTCATTCTTCCTCACCAATCTCATTGATCCTAATCTCAGACAAAAACAAATGGAAATCTCCAAATATTTGGGTTTACCGATTGCTAATATACTCAGAAGAACCGCTCAGcgaatttttgaagaaacgGATCAATATTACATTGTTGATAGTGACATAGAGTTGACTAACGAAGTTAGTGAAGTGGATCAAAGGTTAATGAATGGTGTTGAATGGCTAATTGAGAACGGACTCTATACTGATAGTATTGATACTATAATTGCGTTATCGAGGCGCTTCTTGATAAACGGTAAAGTAAAAGCGCTTGAGTTATTTGTTGACAACCATGATGTACCCAATTTGTTAAAAGAATATCAGTTAGAAAGGCTATCTTCACAGGAAGAGGATcatgatttgaaaactACGGAACTCTTACAATATACATCGTTATTATCTACCTTCAAAAAGCAAGAAGAGTGGGTAAAATCATCGCAACTTTTCAATACCGAGTCGAACTTGCGATCCCTAATTAAGCAATTCAAAGGTTTCTCGAACACAATCATAAAGTTAGTAACGACATTTTTGGTAGACCTGATAGACAATGAAGAAGTGAATGATTCAGACGTTCTGTATGAAATACGGGCCTTATACACTCCATTTTTGATTATGGAGTTGCACAACAATTTGATTTCCGCATCGGAGAACTTGAAGGTATCTACATTCGTTCAAGAAGCCATTGACCTCTCCATTTTGGTTGCCAACGAAACTGATAAGATATATCTGTTATTCCAAAGTAACGGCAAACTTACTACATATCTACAGATGGTTGCAAAGGCATCCGCATTATTTGGAAGGTAA